The Pseudofrankia inefficax genome window below encodes:
- a CDS encoding SseB family protein, giving the protein MAGDLMTPPGQGDAGEADPRLRAALESGDEVAVAGALADARVFVGVESRLLELADPADEPAQGHRHPGRPELRGEKRSEMVLATLRLPSGATALPVFSSAAALSAWRSEARPVPVAALDACAEAARLGHRSVVVDVAGPVTATLDVSALADAPGAAPQAGAGPGTEVEPGIKAGPGTEAGLGIKAGPRVEAGPGTEMGGSAESEGPSASTPANAAGGSPTAAGSHGGGHGRGPDLPGPTTGPTTGPATDPATGAATGLRPAARPWDERLRSRVAAELDALAAAGLARGARLWQADLVTGPGAAAAGPAVAVAVPVDGPDDDTRFDEIARRLRAAVLVDANQPAPAVVFVDATQAAALRGNLGRGLVARRWRRRAAPA; this is encoded by the coding sequence GTGGCAGGCGACCTGATGACCCCGCCGGGGCAGGGCGACGCCGGCGAGGCGGACCCACGGCTGCGGGCGGCGCTGGAGTCGGGCGACGAGGTCGCCGTCGCCGGAGCGCTGGCCGATGCCCGCGTCTTCGTCGGTGTCGAGTCCCGGCTGCTGGAGCTCGCCGACCCGGCCGACGAGCCGGCCCAAGGTCACCGGCACCCGGGCAGGCCGGAGCTCCGCGGCGAGAAGCGGTCCGAGATGGTGTTGGCCACCCTGCGGCTGCCGTCCGGGGCGACGGCGCTGCCGGTGTTCAGCAGCGCGGCCGCTCTGTCCGCGTGGCGCTCTGAGGCCAGGCCGGTGCCGGTCGCCGCGCTGGACGCGTGCGCCGAGGCGGCCCGACTGGGTCATCGGTCCGTGGTCGTCGACGTCGCCGGCCCGGTAACGGCCACCCTCGACGTCAGCGCCCTCGCCGACGCGCCCGGGGCAGCGCCCCAGGCCGGAGCGGGGCCTGGGACCGAGGTGGAGCCCGGGATCAAGGCGGGACCCGGGACTGAGGCGGGGCTCGGGATCAAGGCGGGGCCTCGGGTCGAGGCAGGGCCCGGGACCGAGATGGGGGGTTCGGCCGAGTCGGAGGGCCCGAGCGCATCGACCCCCGCCAACGCGGCGGGAGGCTCACCAACGGCCGCGGGTTCCCACGGCGGTGGCCACGGCCGCGGGCCGGACCTGCCCGGTCCGACGACCGGGCCGACGACCGGGCCGGCGACCGATCCGGCAACCGGGGCGGCGACCGGACTCAGGCCGGCGGCGCGGCCGTGGGATGAGCGTCTGCGATCGCGGGTCGCTGCCGAGCTGGACGCGTTGGCCGCCGCCGGGCTCGCTCGCGGCGCCCGGCTCTGGCAGGCCGACCTGGTGACCGGCCCAGGGGCGGCCGCGGCTGGGCCGGCCGTCGCCGTAGCCGTCCCAGTGGACGGTCCAGACGACGACACGCGGTTCGACGAGATCGCGCGCCGGCTGCGGGCCGCCGTCCTCGTGGACGCGAACCAGCCCGCGCCGGCGGTGGTGTTCGTCGACGCGACGCAGGCCGCGGCGCTGCGCGGGAACCTCGGCCGTGGCCTCGTGGCACGACGCTGGCGCCGGCGGGCAGCGCCGGCCTGA
- the infC gene encoding translation initiation factor IF-3, whose amino-acid sequence MPEVRLVGAEGEQIGIVSIQEAMRLAQEADLDLVEVAPTARPPVCKLMDFGKFKYESDQKRREARKNQVQTVIKEMKLRPKIDPHDYETKKGHVVRFLKAGDKVKITIMFRGREQSRPELGIRLLQRLSTDVAELGYVEAQPKQDGRNMTMVMAPHKGASQRRPEPEPAR is encoded by the coding sequence GTGCCCGAGGTTCGCCTCGTCGGCGCGGAGGGCGAGCAGATCGGCATCGTCTCGATCCAGGAGGCCATGCGGCTGGCGCAGGAGGCAGATCTTGACCTCGTCGAGGTCGCGCCGACCGCCCGGCCGCCCGTCTGCAAGCTCATGGACTTTGGGAAGTTCAAGTACGAGTCCGACCAGAAGCGTCGCGAGGCTCGGAAGAACCAGGTCCAGACGGTCATCAAGGAGATGAAGCTCCGGCCGAAGATCGACCCGCACGACTACGAGACCAAGAAGGGTCACGTCGTGCGCTTCCTCAAGGCCGGCGACAAGGTCAAGATCACCATCATGTTCCGCGGCCGGGAGCAGTCGCGGCCGGAGCTCGGTATCCGGCTGCTGCAGCGGCTCTCGACCGACGTCGCCGAACTGGGGTACGTCGAGGCCCAGCCCAAGCAGGACGGGCGGAACATGACGATGGTCATGGCCCCCCACAAGGGCGCCAGCCAGCGACGGCCCGAGCCCGAGCCCGCGCGCTAG
- the rpmI gene encoding 50S ribosomal protein L35 has product MPKMKPHSGASKRFRVTGSGKIMRRRANRAHLLEHKTSRRTRRLNNEVALAPADNRRISRMLAR; this is encoded by the coding sequence ATGCCCAAGATGAAGCCGCACAGCGGCGCCTCCAAGCGGTTCCGCGTCACCGGCTCTGGCAAGATCATGCGCCGTCGGGCCAACCGCGCTCACCTTCTCGAGCACAAGACGAGCCGTCGCACCCGTCGGCTCAACAACGAGGTCGCGCTCGCCCCCGCGGACAACCGTCGCATCTCGCGCATGCTGGCTCGCTAG
- the rplT gene encoding 50S ribosomal protein L20 codes for MARVKRAVNAQKKRRTTLEQASGYRGQRSRLYRKAKEQMLHSMNYAYRDRRARKGDFRQLWITRINAAARANGMTYNRFIQGLKVAGVEVDRKILADLAVNDAAAFTALVEVARAAVPPVASESSAA; via the coding sequence ATGGCACGCGTGAAGCGGGCAGTCAACGCCCAGAAGAAGCGTCGCACCACCCTTGAGCAGGCGAGCGGCTACCGCGGCCAGCGGTCCAGGCTGTACCGCAAGGCCAAGGAGCAGATGCTCCACTCGATGAACTACGCCTACCGGGACCGTCGCGCCCGCAAGGGCGACTTCCGGCAGCTGTGGATCACCCGCATCAACGCGGCCGCGCGCGCCAACGGCATGACCTACAACCGCTTCATCCAGGGTCTGAAGGTCGCGGGCGTCGAGGTCGACCGCAAGATCCTCGCCGACCTGGCGGTCAACGACGCGGCCGCGTTCACCGCGCTCGTCGAGGTCGCCCGCGCCGCGGTGCCTCCGGTGGCCTCGGAGTCGTCGGCGGCCTGA
- a CDS encoding TrmH family RNA methyltransferase — MLRGPQPLGPRAASVVAARRLRRPSARRAEGRFLAEGFQAVEAALATGRLTDLFVGESAAARFGELVAKVAGTGVPVRPVTDPAAAALSETVTPQGLVGVATLPATRLADLTGLRGRPAGEATRPAGGTGQLGQAGMVRPSLVAVCVAANDPGNAGTVIRTADAAGADAVVFAGDGVDPFGGKCVRSSAGSLFHLPVVMEPDLGVAVDWLRANGCRVVATSGHGARDLYEAADAGELDGPTGWLFGNEAHGLSPDALAAADAVLRVPVYGQAESLNLAVATALCLYASARARRMARSGTHGTGGGERR; from the coding sequence GTGTTGAGGGGCCCCCAGCCGCTGGGACCCCGGGCAGCCAGTGTCGTGGCGGCCCGGCGGCTGCGTCGCCCCTCGGCCCGGCGGGCCGAGGGGCGCTTTCTCGCCGAGGGCTTCCAGGCCGTGGAGGCCGCGCTCGCGACCGGCCGGCTCACCGACCTCTTCGTCGGGGAGTCGGCCGCCGCACGGTTCGGCGAGCTCGTGGCGAAGGTGGCCGGCACCGGAGTGCCCGTTCGGCCCGTCACGGATCCGGCCGCGGCGGCGCTGTCCGAGACCGTCACCCCGCAGGGCCTGGTCGGCGTCGCCACCCTTCCCGCCACCAGGCTCGCCGATCTCACCGGTCTGCGTGGCCGGCCCGCCGGCGAAGCGACCCGGCCGGCGGGCGGGACAGGACAACTGGGACAGGCTGGCATGGTCCGCCCGTCCCTGGTCGCGGTCTGTGTGGCCGCGAACGACCCGGGCAATGCCGGCACCGTCATCCGGACCGCGGACGCGGCCGGCGCGGACGCCGTCGTCTTCGCGGGCGACGGGGTCGACCCCTTCGGTGGCAAGTGCGTCCGCTCCAGCGCCGGCAGCCTCTTCCACCTGCCCGTCGTCATGGAACCGGACCTCGGCGTCGCCGTCGACTGGCTGCGCGCCAACGGCTGCCGGGTGGTAGCGACCTCCGGCCACGGCGCCCGTGACCTCTACGAGGCGGCCGACGCGGGCGAGCTCGATGGCCCGACCGGGTGGCTGTTCGGCAACGAGGCACACGGTCTGTCCCCGGATGCTCTGGCCGCCGCGGACGCGGTACTTCGGGTGCCGGTGTACGGTCAGGCCGAGTCGTTGAATCTTGCGGTCGCGACGGCTCTCTGTCTTTACGCGTCCGCCCGGGCGCGGAGAATGGCCAGATCCGGTACGCACGGCACCGGGGGAGGTGAACGACGGTGA
- a CDS encoding sensor histidine kinase — protein MTHTVTSAPTRVGGQAAGPEDVTGSAGEPGSADASPATAGAPDAAAATDSSGAPAGSVTAASATAYDGLPDAVVLTDADGVVLVFNAAAANLMDVDAGSVSGRHVTEVLPLVDERGNDWWEASTAGRRLPRVTGQPERRLTYAGPTRDHDFNVTVRYTRQAGRLVQVALCLRDTASRERIERNRSDLVATVAHELRSPLTSVKGFTATLLAKWERFTDEQKKLMLNTVNTDADRVTRLLTELLDVSRIDAGRIQLRKQIADPKVILTRVLQGKVAAGAAGAERFIVHIDDELPEMWIDPDKIEQVLHNLVDNALRHGAGTVTVVLRGTETGAEVSVADEGDGVPEANAGRVFTKFWRGASRGNGTGLGLYIAKALIEAHGGTIVVGRAPGGGAEFRFALPAGAPVFG, from the coding sequence GTGACGCATACGGTCACCTCGGCGCCCACCCGCGTCGGTGGGCAGGCCGCCGGCCCGGAGGACGTCACGGGCTCGGCAGGCGAGCCCGGCAGCGCGGACGCCAGCCCCGCGACGGCTGGAGCGCCTGACGCCGCGGCAGCCACCGACTCGTCCGGAGCCCCGGCCGGGTCGGTGACTGCCGCGTCGGCCACGGCGTACGACGGTCTCCCGGACGCGGTCGTGCTGACCGACGCCGACGGCGTCGTGCTTGTCTTCAACGCCGCCGCGGCGAACCTCATGGACGTCGACGCGGGATCGGTCAGCGGCCGGCACGTCACCGAGGTGCTGCCGCTCGTCGACGAGCGGGGCAACGACTGGTGGGAGGCCTCGACCGCGGGCCGGCGGCTGCCGCGTGTCACCGGCCAGCCGGAGCGACGCCTCACGTATGCCGGCCCGACGCGCGACCACGACTTCAACGTGACGGTGCGCTACACCCGGCAGGCCGGGCGGCTTGTCCAGGTCGCGCTGTGCCTGCGCGACACGGCCAGCCGGGAGCGCATCGAGCGCAACCGCTCCGATCTGGTCGCCACGGTCGCGCACGAGCTGCGCTCGCCGCTGACCAGCGTCAAGGGCTTCACGGCGACGCTGCTGGCCAAGTGGGAGCGGTTCACCGACGAGCAGAAGAAGCTCATGCTCAACACGGTCAACACGGACGCCGACCGGGTGACCCGGCTGCTGACCGAGCTGCTCGACGTCTCCAGGATCGACGCCGGCCGCATCCAGCTGCGCAAGCAGATCGCCGACCCCAAGGTCATCCTCACCCGGGTGCTGCAGGGCAAGGTCGCCGCCGGTGCCGCCGGAGCGGAGCGGTTCATCGTCCACATCGACGACGAGCTGCCGGAGATGTGGATCGACCCGGACAAGATCGAGCAGGTGCTGCACAACCTCGTCGACAACGCTCTGCGACATGGAGCGGGTACCGTGACTGTCGTACTGCGCGGCACGGAGACGGGAGCCGAGGTGAGCGTGGCCGACGAGGGTGACGGTGTGCCGGAGGCCAACGCGGGCCGGGTCTTCACCAAGTTCTGGCGTGGGGCCAGCCGGGGCAACGGCACCGGGCTCGGGCTCTACATCGCGAAGGCGCTGATCGAGGCGCACGGCGGCACGATCGTGGTCGGCCGGGCTCCCGGCGGCGGCGCGGAGTTCCGATTTGCCCTGCCCGCCGGCGCCCCGGTCTTCGGCTGA
- the pheS gene encoding phenylalanine--tRNA ligase subunit alpha has translation MTDTMTDPQPAAGGPLAPAALDAAVAEALAALAAAADLADLAAVRTAQVDGRSAPLMLARQKLGTVAPENRADTGKRVNEALGAVRDAHTARLAELTAERDARVLVEERVDVTMPATRRRPGARHPLALLSDRLVDTFVAMGYEVAEGPEVEHDWFNFEALNFEPDHPARSEHDTLFVEPEGSGRLLRTHTSPVQIRALLSRPLPVYVVAPGRTYRNDTVDATHSPVFGQLECLAVDEGITMADLRGTLDVFAAALFGSGLNTRLRPHYFPFTEPSAELDVQCFNCRGEAAHQPCRVCSDEGWIEAGGCGMVDPNVLRAAGVDPTRYSGFAFGMGLERAAMMRHGVREIRDFVEGDVRFSLPFGIEG, from the coding sequence ATGACCGACACGATGACCGATCCGCAGCCCGCCGCCGGCGGTCCGCTCGCCCCGGCGGCCCTCGATGCCGCCGTGGCCGAGGCGCTCGCCGCTCTCGCCGCGGCCGCCGACCTCGCCGACCTGGCGGCGGTCCGCACCGCGCAGGTCGACGGCCGCTCGGCTCCGCTGATGCTGGCCCGCCAGAAGCTCGGCACGGTGGCCCCCGAGAACCGCGCCGACACCGGCAAGCGGGTCAACGAGGCGCTCGGCGCCGTCCGCGACGCGCACACCGCCCGGCTCGCCGAGCTCACCGCCGAGCGGGACGCCCGCGTCCTGGTCGAGGAGCGGGTCGACGTCACGATGCCGGCCACGCGCCGGCGTCCCGGCGCCCGCCACCCGCTGGCGCTGCTGTCCGACCGGCTCGTCGACACCTTCGTGGCCATGGGCTACGAGGTCGCGGAGGGCCCGGAGGTCGAGCACGACTGGTTCAACTTCGAGGCGCTCAACTTCGAACCGGACCACCCGGCCCGCAGCGAGCACGACACCCTGTTCGTCGAGCCGGAGGGCAGCGGCCGGCTGCTGCGCACGCACACCTCACCGGTGCAGATCCGCGCGCTGCTGTCGCGCCCGCTGCCGGTCTACGTCGTCGCCCCCGGGCGGACGTACCGCAACGACACCGTGGACGCCACCCACTCGCCGGTGTTCGGCCAGCTGGAGTGCCTCGCCGTCGACGAGGGCATCACGATGGCCGACCTGCGCGGCACCCTGGACGTGTTCGCCGCCGCGCTGTTCGGCTCCGGGCTCAACACCCGGCTGCGCCCGCACTACTTCCCGTTCACCGAGCCGAGCGCCGAACTCGACGTCCAGTGCTTCAACTGCCGCGGCGAGGCCGCCCACCAGCCGTGCCGGGTCTGCTCGGACGAGGGCTGGATCGAGGCCGGCGGCTGCGGCATGGTCGACCCGAACGTGCTGCGGGCCGCCGGGGTCGACCCGACCCGGTACAGCGGCTTCGCGTTCGGGATGGGCCTGGAGCGGGCCGCGATGATGCGCCACGGCGTCCGCGAGATCCGCGACTTCGTCGAGGGCGACGTCCGGTTCAGCCTGCCGTTCGGAATCGAGGGCTGA
- the pheT gene encoding phenylalanine--tRNA ligase subunit beta, which produces MLILMSWLREQVPGLPPAGAVADALIRAGFEVEGLEAVGGLGGVVVGEVLAIEEVAAKKKSVRWCQVRVTEAVAGDPESGVRGIVCGAFNFEVGDRVAVALPGAMLPGGFEITARKTYGHVSDGMICSERELGISDAHEGILVLPPDAPLGAHVAELLDLADDVLDISVTPDRGYGLSVRGIAREAATAFGLPFDDPGAPTAAVTAGDGYPVTVEDTAACDRYVARVITGVDPAAVTPLRWARRLTLSGMRPISAAVDVTNAVMLGLGQPLHAFDKATLTGAIVVRRARAGERLLTLDGVDRALDPEDLVIADDSGPIALAGVMGGASTEISAATTEIVLEAAHFDPLAVARTARRHRLFSEASRRFERGVDPALAPAAAQEAIRLFGELAGGQPAPGTTDVDNRPAPVTVRFPLSEPTRLGGRLYPDEVVRTRLADVGCAVEPAGDAPADDGVVVVTPPSWRQDLTRPADLVEEVMRLEGFDTIPVTLPRLPAGRGLSESQRLTRAIARSLAYEGLTEVMTLPFVGAGVADALDLPAGDRRRAAVRIANPIAEDAAYLRTSLLPGLFDAAVRNLGRGQADLALFEIGQVFRELPAPAEPVATPSVLDRPTDDEITALNAVLPEQPRRVAGVLTGLREPAGVAGGALTPGRPADWADAVAAAHAVARAVGVELTVTADEHAPWHPGRCAALHVDGELAGHAGELHPRVIANLDLPARTVAFELSPDVLIAAALRHGAAPAPVVSQYPPADRDVALVVDAATPVADVSTALRDGAGDLLESLTLFDVFEGAQVGAGRRSLAFGLRLRATDRTLTADEANGVRDAAVAEAARRTGAALRA; this is translated from the coding sequence ATGCTGATCCTGATGTCCTGGCTGCGGGAGCAGGTCCCGGGCCTGCCGCCCGCCGGGGCGGTCGCCGACGCGTTGATCCGCGCCGGGTTCGAGGTCGAGGGCCTGGAGGCGGTCGGCGGCCTCGGCGGCGTCGTCGTCGGCGAGGTGCTGGCGATCGAGGAGGTCGCGGCCAAGAAGAAGAGCGTCCGCTGGTGCCAGGTCCGGGTCACCGAGGCCGTCGCCGGCGACCCGGAGTCCGGCGTCCGCGGGATCGTCTGCGGCGCCTTCAACTTCGAGGTCGGAGACCGGGTCGCGGTCGCCCTGCCCGGCGCGATGCTGCCGGGCGGTTTCGAGATCACCGCCCGCAAGACCTACGGGCACGTCTCCGACGGCATGATCTGCTCGGAGCGCGAGCTGGGGATCAGCGACGCTCACGAGGGGATCCTGGTCCTGCCGCCGGACGCGCCGCTGGGCGCGCACGTCGCCGAGCTGCTCGACCTGGCCGACGACGTGCTCGACATCTCCGTCACCCCGGACCGGGGCTACGGGCTGTCGGTCCGCGGCATCGCCCGGGAAGCGGCCACCGCCTTCGGCCTGCCCTTCGACGACCCGGGCGCGCCCACCGCCGCCGTTACGGCGGGCGACGGCTACCCAGTCACGGTCGAGGACACCGCCGCCTGCGACCGCTACGTCGCCCGGGTCATCACCGGCGTCGATCCCGCGGCCGTCACCCCGCTGCGCTGGGCCCGGCGGCTCACACTGTCCGGCATGCGGCCGATCTCCGCCGCCGTCGACGTGACGAACGCGGTCATGCTCGGCCTCGGGCAGCCGTTGCACGCCTTCGACAAGGCCACGCTCACCGGCGCGATCGTCGTGCGGCGGGCCAGGGCCGGGGAGCGGCTGCTGACCCTCGACGGCGTCGACCGCGCGCTCGACCCGGAGGACCTCGTCATCGCCGACGACTCGGGCCCGATCGCGCTGGCCGGCGTCATGGGCGGGGCGAGCACCGAGATCTCCGCGGCCACCACCGAGATCGTGCTGGAGGCTGCGCACTTCGATCCGCTCGCGGTCGCCCGCACGGCCCGGCGCCACCGGCTGTTCTCCGAGGCGTCCCGGCGCTTCGAGCGGGGCGTCGACCCGGCGCTGGCGCCCGCGGCGGCGCAGGAGGCGATCCGGCTGTTCGGCGAGCTCGCCGGCGGCCAGCCAGCCCCCGGGACCACCGACGTCGACAACCGGCCCGCGCCGGTCACGGTCCGGTTCCCGCTGTCCGAGCCGACCCGCCTCGGCGGCCGGCTGTACCCGGACGAGGTCGTCCGGACCCGGCTCGCCGACGTCGGCTGCGCGGTCGAGCCGGCCGGTGACGCGCCGGCCGACGACGGCGTCGTGGTCGTCACGCCCCCGTCGTGGCGGCAGGACCTGACCAGGCCGGCGGACCTCGTCGAGGAGGTCATGCGGCTCGAGGGCTTCGACACCATCCCGGTGACGCTGCCGCGGCTGCCCGCCGGCCGGGGGCTCAGCGAGTCCCAGCGGCTGACCCGCGCGATCGCCCGCTCGCTCGCGTACGAGGGCCTCACCGAGGTGATGACCCTGCCGTTCGTCGGCGCCGGCGTGGCCGACGCGCTCGACCTGCCGGCCGGCGACCGGCGCCGGGCGGCGGTGCGGATCGCGAACCCGATCGCCGAGGACGCGGCCTACCTGCGTACCAGCCTGCTCCCCGGGCTGTTCGACGCGGCGGTGCGCAACCTGGGCCGCGGCCAGGCGGACCTGGCGTTGTTCGAGATCGGCCAGGTGTTCCGCGAGCTCCCGGCCCCGGCCGAGCCGGTGGCGACGCCGTCGGTGCTCGACCGGCCGACCGACGACGAGATCACGGCGCTGAACGCGGTGCTGCCCGAGCAGCCCCGGCGGGTCGCCGGGGTGCTCACCGGCCTGCGCGAGCCCGCCGGCGTCGCCGGGGGCGCGTTGACGCCCGGCCGGCCGGCGGACTGGGCCGACGCCGTCGCGGCGGCGCACGCGGTCGCCCGTGCGGTCGGCGTCGAGCTGACCGTCACCGCCGACGAGCACGCCCCCTGGCACCCGGGCCGGTGCGCGGCGCTGCACGTCGACGGGGAGCTCGCCGGGCACGCGGGCGAGCTGCACCCGCGGGTGATCGCGAACCTCGACCTGCCGGCCCGGACGGTCGCGTTCGAGCTGTCCCCTGACGTCCTGATCGCGGCGGCGCTGCGCCACGGCGCGGCCCCCGCACCGGTCGTCTCGCAGTACCCGCCGGCCGACCGGGACGTCGCGCTGGTGGTCGACGCCGCGACCCCGGTCGCCGACGTGTCGACGGCGCTGCGGGACGGCGCGGGCGACCTGCTGGAGTCGCTCACCCTGTTCGACGTGTTCGAGGGTGCCCAGGTCGGCGCCGGGCGTCGCTCGCTGGCCTTCGGCCTGCGGCTGCGGGCGACCGACCGCACCCTGACGGCCGACGAGGCGAACGGTGTCCGCGACGCCGCCGTCGCCGAGGCCGCCCGCCGCACCGGCGCCGCCCTGCGCGCCTGA
- a CDS encoding DUF692 domain-containing protein, with product MTTVAGFGFGWRPELAAALADRVDLGFIEVIAEHVPLRGAARPAPTDLGVPVVAHGIGLSLGGAERPDPARLRRLADVAASLGSPLVSEHVAFVRAGGTEAGHLLPIPYSRDALDVLVANVRIACDQLPVPLALENPAALARWPDDELSPADFLTELVERTDALLLVDVANFHGDTVNHGLDAVATFDRLPWERVAYLHVAGGVVRDGRYHDTHLHPVGPGQLALLAEAVRRLPSGHPPAYLVERDGDYPPVTEFHAECDRVQAAANGGRAGGGRGGS from the coding sequence ATGACCACGGTGGCCGGGTTCGGGTTCGGGTGGCGCCCGGAGCTGGCCGCGGCGCTCGCCGACCGGGTCGACCTCGGGTTCATCGAGGTGATCGCGGAGCACGTGCCGCTGCGCGGCGCGGCGCGTCCGGCGCCGACGGATCTGGGCGTGCCGGTCGTGGCGCACGGCATCGGGCTCTCGCTCGGCGGCGCCGAGCGGCCGGACCCGGCCCGGCTGCGCCGGCTGGCCGACGTCGCGGCGTCGCTCGGGTCGCCGCTGGTGAGCGAGCACGTGGCCTTCGTCCGAGCCGGCGGGACCGAGGCGGGCCATCTGCTGCCCATCCCCTACAGCCGGGACGCGTTGGACGTGCTCGTCGCCAACGTCCGGATCGCCTGCGACCAGCTTCCCGTGCCGCTGGCGCTGGAGAACCCGGCCGCGCTCGCGCGCTGGCCGGACGACGAGCTGTCCCCTGCCGACTTCCTGACCGAGCTGGTCGAACGCACCGACGCGCTGCTGCTGGTCGACGTCGCGAACTTCCACGGCGACACGGTCAACCATGGCCTCGACGCCGTCGCCACCTTCGACCGGCTGCCGTGGGAACGGGTCGCCTACCTGCACGTCGCCGGCGGGGTCGTGCGCGACGGCCGCTACCACGACACCCATCTGCACCCGGTCGGCCCCGGCCAGCTGGCGCTGCTCGCTGAGGCCGTACGCCGTCTCCCATCGGGCCATCCGCCGGCCTACCTGGTCGAGCGTGACGGCGACTACCCACCCGTCACCGAGTTCCACGCCGAGTGCGACCGCGTCCAGGCGGCTGCGAATGGCGGCCGCGCGGGTGGCGGGCGTGGCGGAAGCTGA
- a CDS encoding beta-1,3-glucanase family protein codes for MLNRRTLLGGGAAVLAGACMTGVAAATRDSRADPARLVATDKAAVDIPAHTPGTPLPLVLVNHTYRYANRDIWFYIVGTDLSTGRQVYGHADGSVTPVALGADGADLAIPLVADGDTVAAIPVGMSGRIYVSIGARLDFRIVADGAGKPALQYPVGWVRDAPGYEVLHDFAEFTYNAAGMFCNTTMVDMFSVPLLLRLHGDGDQTTGQVRPGGRDALFAALRADPTFAPLVVDDVRVIAPGHGIEAGLFPATYYDSYVDAVWDAYRSRQLVVDAAARRVTGTVIGDRLTFDGRVASFARPSSRDVFFCDGALAAPNDGVTGPVAAVLGAGFNRSTLLTDAAQPDADPSTFYGDPVTNHYARVLHEQTDNGHAYGFAFDDVAGQASYVEDHAPTQLTLVLTPF; via the coding sequence ATGCTGAACCGACGCACCCTGCTGGGCGGCGGCGCCGCCGTGCTGGCCGGAGCCTGCATGACCGGCGTCGCCGCCGCCACCCGCGACAGCCGGGCAGACCCAGCACGCCTGGTCGCCACCGACAAGGCAGCGGTCGACATCCCGGCTCATACGCCCGGCACGCCGCTGCCGCTGGTCCTCGTCAACCACACCTACCGGTACGCCAACCGTGACATCTGGTTCTACATCGTCGGCACCGACCTGAGCACCGGGCGGCAGGTCTACGGCCACGCGGACGGCAGCGTCACGCCGGTCGCCCTCGGCGCGGACGGCGCTGACCTCGCGATCCCGCTGGTCGCCGACGGCGACACCGTCGCCGCGATCCCGGTGGGCATGTCCGGGCGGATCTACGTCTCGATCGGGGCCAGGCTCGACTTCCGGATCGTCGCCGACGGGGCCGGCAAGCCGGCACTGCAGTACCCGGTCGGCTGGGTGCGCGACGCGCCCGGCTACGAGGTGCTGCACGACTTCGCCGAGTTCACCTACAACGCGGCCGGGATGTTCTGCAACACCACCATGGTCGACATGTTCAGCGTCCCGCTCCTGCTGCGGCTGCACGGCGACGGTGACCAGACCACCGGCCAGGTCAGGCCCGGCGGCCGGGACGCCCTGTTCGCCGCGCTTCGGGCCGATCCGACGTTCGCCCCGCTGGTCGTCGACGACGTTCGGGTGATCGCCCCCGGGCACGGCATCGAGGCCGGGCTGTTCCCCGCGACTTACTACGACTCCTACGTCGACGCCGTGTGGGACGCCTACCGGTCCCGTCAGCTCGTCGTCGACGCCGCGGCGCGGCGAGTGACCGGGACGGTGATCGGGGACAGGCTCACCTTCGACGGCCGGGTCGCGTCATTCGCCCGACCGAGCAGCCGTGACGTCTTCTTCTGCGACGGCGCGCTGGCCGCGCCCAATGACGGGGTCACCGGGCCGGTCGCGGCGGTGCTCGGGGCCGGGTTCAACCGGTCGACGCTGCTGACCGACGCCGCGCAGCCCGACGCCGATCCGAGCACCTTCTACGGCGACCCGGTCACCAACCACTATGCGCGGGTCCTGCACGAGCAGACCGACAATGGTCACGCCTACGGCTTCGCGTTCGACGACGTCGCCGGGCAGGCCTCCTACGTCGAGGACCACGCGCCGACCCAGCTCACTCTGGTGCTCACCCCATTCTGA